In Struthio camelus isolate bStrCam1 chromosome 4, bStrCam1.hap1, whole genome shotgun sequence, a genomic segment contains:
- the MSMO1 gene encoding methylsterol monooxygenase 1, with product MATNDSVDILNSAYLAVEYIDSFLPDNPLQQPFKNAWNYMLDNYTKFQIATWGSLIVHEASYFLLCVPGFIFQFIPYMQKYKIQQDKPETWEKQWKCFKTLIFNHFFIQLPLICGTYYFTEYFNIPYEWEEMPRWYVLLAQCFGCAIIEDAWHYFLHRLLHHKRIYKYIHKVHHEFVSPFGMQAEYAHPLETLILGTGFFIGIVVFCNHVILLWAWVICRLMETIDVHSGYDIPLNPLHLVPFYAGARFHDFHHMNFIGNYASTFTWWDRFFGTDSQFIAYKEKEKKQQLLTKKKAD from the exons ATGGCAACGAACGATAGCGTTGATATCTTGAATTCTGCTTACCTGGCAGTGGAGTATATAGACTCTTTCTTGCCTGATAATCCACTGCAGCAACCATTTAAAAATGCTTGGAACTACATGCTGGATAACTACACAAAGTTCCAGATTGCGACCTGGGGATCACTTATAGTTCATGAAGCTTCATACTTCTTGCTCTGTGTACCTGGATTTATCTTCCAGTTTATACCGTACATGCAAAAGTATAAAATTCAACAG gATAAACCAGAAACGTGGGAAAAGCAGTGGAAGTGTTTCAAAACACTCATCTTCAATCATTTTTTCATTCAGCTGCCTCTGATCTGTGGTACCTATTActtcacagaatattttaacaTCCCATATGAGTGGGAGGAAATGCCTAGATG GTATGTTCTACTTGCCCAGTGTTTTGGATGTGCCATCATTGAGGATGCCTGGCACTATTTCCTGCATAGATTGCTGCATCACAAGAGAATATACAAGTACATCCATAAAGTTCACCATGAGTTTGTA tCTCCCTTTGGAATGCAAGCAGAATATGCACATCCTCTGGAAACGCTTATCCTTGGAACTGGCTTTTTTATTGGAATTGTTGTTTTCTGTAACCATGTGATTCTTCTGTGGGCATGGGTAATATGTCGCCTGATGGAAACCATTGATGTACACAG TGGCTATGATATTCCTCTGAATCCTCTTCATTTGGTGCCTTTCTATGCTGGGGCCCGTTTTCACGATTTCCATCACATGAACTTTATCGGCAATTATGCTTCAACCTTCACATGGTGGGACAGATTCTTTGGTACAGACTCTCAATTCATTGCctataaagaaaaagagaagaaacagcagctcCTCACAAAAAAGAAGGCTGACTAA